One Acidobacteriota bacterium DNA segment encodes these proteins:
- the galE gene encoding UDP-glucose 4-epimerase GalE, protein MAKVLVTGGAGYIGCHLVQLLKDSGHTPVVLDDLSTGHHEALGGVRLIEADFADSQVLNQLLGDERFDAVAHLAATSEVGPSFENPAGYYANNFERGLRLLEAVIRHDVRGFLFSSSAAVYGEPQRTPIDEDHPTIPTNPYGETKLAFERALHWYHQAYGLRFASLRFFNAAGAHESGDIGEDHSPESHLIPRLLLTALHGGETVPIFGDDYPTRDGTCIRDYIHVEDLAAAHLAALGALECDGPNPGNINLGGQHGYTVKEVIRTVEEITGCNISVSPAPRRAGDPATLVASSERAGRLLNWKPTHGSLREIVASAWRWHSGHPEGYQRRFDATPTAARL, encoded by the coding sequence ATGGCGAAGGTACTTGTCACGGGAGGTGCCGGATACATCGGTTGTCATCTCGTTCAACTGCTCAAAGACAGCGGCCATACTCCGGTTGTGCTAGATGATCTTTCAACCGGACATCACGAAGCTCTCGGTGGCGTGAGACTGATCGAGGCGGACTTCGCCGACTCGCAGGTCCTGAACCAACTGCTTGGCGATGAACGATTCGACGCCGTGGCCCACCTCGCCGCAACCAGCGAGGTCGGACCCTCATTTGAGAATCCGGCAGGTTACTACGCAAACAATTTCGAACGTGGACTTCGTTTACTTGAAGCGGTGATCCGTCACGACGTTCGCGGATTCTTGTTTTCCAGCAGCGCTGCGGTCTATGGCGAGCCGCAACGGACACCCATTGACGAGGATCACCCGACGATCCCGACGAATCCGTATGGCGAAACAAAGCTCGCATTCGAACGAGCGTTGCATTGGTATCATCAGGCGTACGGATTACGTTTTGCCTCACTGCGTTTTTTTAACGCTGCCGGGGCTCACGAATCAGGCGATATCGGCGAGGACCACTCACCGGAATCACATCTGATCCCACGACTCTTACTGACGGCACTACATGGCGGCGAAACGGTACCGATATTTGGCGACGACTATCCGACCCGCGATGGCACCTGTATCCGGGACTATATTCATGTCGAGGATCTGGCTGCAGCACACCTGGCGGCTCTCGGTGCTCTCGAGTGCGACGGACCCAACCCGGGTAACATAAACCTGGGCGGGCAACATGGATACACCGTCAAGGAAGTGATCCGTACGGTCGAGGAGATCACGGGCTGCAACATTTCGGTGAGCCCGGCTCCTCGTAGAGCCGGCGACCCTGCAACGCTAGTCGCGTCGTCGGAACGGGCTGGACGTTTACTGAACTGGAAGCCCACTCATGGATCGTTGCGAGAGATCGTCGCGTCGGCGTGGCGCTGGCACTCTGGCCATCCGGAGGGGTATCAGCGACGATTTGACGCCACTCCGACCGCCGCACGGCTTTAG
- a CDS encoding carboxypeptidase-like regulatory domain-containing protein, whose product MRRLSFLVATAVLIVSPVVAEDVPTDDDKYRVSRLQGTVQLDRRNPVTGATVRVMDPATDHRLYLTSTDQSGKFRVGGLPNGDYVMTLRRQGLETVIKNDIQIKYPFRAVVEITMKPGATSDTAQSATNASTENGPATLDATVADTDGKPLSEVYVRVVRPDGSYGPRTVRTDEAGQFRMEELAPGPWRLNVRGAGFLWLSTMLEVEGTTELQIGLVSQPPGYVPTPNELMPPERPIPPTDLLR is encoded by the coding sequence TTGAGACGATTGTCATTCCTGGTTGCCACGGCGGTCCTGATCGTCTCGCCCGTCGTGGCCGAGGACGTCCCCACCGACGACGACAAGTACCGCGTCAGTCGTCTACAGGGCACCGTCCAGCTGGACCGCAGAAACCCGGTCACGGGTGCCACCGTGCGTGTCATGGATCCCGCGACGGACCATCGCCTCTATCTGACCTCCACCGACCAATCGGGCAAGTTCCGCGTCGGCGGTCTGCCCAATGGCGATTACGTCATGACCCTTCGACGCCAGGGGTTGGAGACCGTCATCAAGAACGATATCCAGATCAAGTATCCGTTTCGTGCCGTGGTCGAGATCACGATGAAGCCCGGCGCGACTTCCGACACAGCGCAGTCGGCGACCAACGCCAGCACAGAAAACGGACCCGCAACCCTCGATGCGACGGTGGCGGATACCGACGGGAAACCGCTGAGCGAGGTCTATGTAAGGGTCGTGCGTCCCGACGGAAGCTACGGACCGCGAACCGTACGGACCGACGAGGCGGGTCAGTTTCGGATGGAAGAGCTGGCGCCGGGACCCTGGCGGCTGAATGTACGCGGTGCGGGATTCCTCTGGCTATCGACGATGCTCGAAGTCGAAGGAACGACCGAACTTCAAATCGGCCTGGTCTCTCAACCGCCGGGCTACGTGCCGACGCCCAACGAATTGATGCCGCCGGAGCGACCGATCCCGCCGACGGACCTACTGCGCTAG